One Alnus glutinosa chromosome 13, dhAlnGlut1.1, whole genome shotgun sequence genomic window, GCTAGACTAGTTGCTAAGGGCTTTCATCAACAAGAGGGGGTTGATTTTGGGGAGACATACAGTCCCGTAGTGAAACCCACAACAATCAGAACAATACTCTCAGTTACATATTCAGCTGGTTGGTCCATTGATACCCAAAATGCTTTCCTTCATGGATTTCTATTCGAAGAGGTATTCATGACTCAACCACCTGGATTTTCAGATCTAGACAAGCCCTCACACGTATGCAAACTCCAAAAAGCCATTTATGGCCTAAAGCAAACACCAAGAGCATGGTTTTCTCAGCTCGCTAACAAGCTCATTGATCTTGGTTTTATTGGTTCCCAAGCTGATTCTTCTCTTTTTACATTTAAATCTGAAAGTGTCAATATGTTTATTCTcatttatgtagatgatattatTATCACTGCATCCAAATCTTTAGCCATTGATGATCTTCTACAGTAGCTGCGCATTGAATTTGTTGTCAAAGATCTTGGTCCAATTCATTTCTTCTTGGGCGTGGAAGTCATACCTCTACAATCGGGTCTTCTATTATCATAGAAAAGGTACATTCTGGATCtcttaaagaagacaaatatgcTGGAAACCAAATCAATATCCTTTCTTATGTCTTCATCACATATTTTATCAGCATTTGAAGGAGATCTCgttgaaaatccttctcttttCCGTAGCACAATTGGTTCATTACATTTTTTATCTCTTACACGTCTAGATCTAGCTTTCTCTGTTAATCGTGTTTGTCAATTCATGCATGGACCAACACAACCTCATTAGCAAGCTATAAAGCAGATCTTAAGGTATCTCAAACATACAGTCACACATGGATTACTCCTACAATGTAGCTCTTCCTCTCAAATTGCCCCTTACTCAGATGCAGATTGGGTTGGTTGGCCCGACAACCGACGTTGAACCAGAGGATATAGTGTTTTCTTAAGGAGCAATTTAATTTCATGGCGCTCACACAAATAACCAACTATCTCACGTTCAAGTTCGGAAGCTGAATACAAGTCACTTGCTAAGACGGTAGCTGAACTATTGTGGATTCAAAAATTATTGCATGATCTTGGCATATTTCTCCAAACTCCACCAGAATTATGGCGTGATAATATTGGCGCAACCTATCTTTCAGCTAATCCGGTTTTTCATGCTAGGACTAAGCATGTGGAAatagattttaattttgttcGGGAAAAAGTTGCTTCACAAGCTCTAAAGGTTTGTTTCATCCCAAGTCACGATCAAATAGCAGACGTTCTTACCAAGCCTATTTGTCTGCACAAGATTCCACAATCTCTGCTCCAAGTGAAAAGTGAAGTCTCTCTCGTTGAACTTGCAGGAGGATGTTGAAGCTAACAATAAGTCtcattcaaattcaaatgaCACCAAGAATCTAGGAACacatttgaattcaaatatcTGATTGTATACTTTATCTTTTGTAACCACTTAGATCTTCTATAAACAACATTGAAACAGAACATATCTTTTATAACAAACTCATCTTGTATTTACTATATATGTTAATGAGAACCCAAAGAGATGGGCATGCAGTAAATCAAGTTACATACATTAAACCTCTTGTATTGTTTTACTCTATTATCCTCTAACTTAGCTGCGGCAAGCCTCTAAAAAACTGTGTTGTCTATAAGACAAGGCCCCGTATGCATCATCTTTGTTCTGAACTAATGATTTTGTGATGCAACTATACTATGCAAAGCCAGTACATCCACGTGTTATGCAAAGTAGTTCTAGGAATTCTAGGTGTTGAAATTTCTAGAGATTGTTGGAAGATAGAAGCAGTTCTAGGGTTTATTATATGATTCCAATAATTTCTTTATATGATCTAATTTTCTGTAAAACTAGGGAAGCATTAGTTTTTGGTATACCACAGTACAGTGTATCACCATGAACCTCATGATATTCTTCATGTTTGAGAAAACAATTCAAGATGGCTTTCTTCCACAGCTCCTGCCAACTTTTCACAATTAAATGTGAGAGACTTGTTGAGAAACTTAAATGTGAGAGAATTGTTGCTAAACTTAATAGATGATTCAGAGAATTTTGGAAAGCCCACTACTGATGTAAGATTTTGTGCaccttttaaaaatttatcaaaatgaAGCCAATGATTTATATCTGAACACACAGGTTTTGTATAACTCAAACTTCATATTATTGATTAGTGGTTCAATGACCAAATTTATGTTTAGGAGCTCATAGGAGCCCTACAGACACACAACATAGATATGAAAAATGCTCAATTGTGTGCCTTTGGTGCTCTTCTCTTGTTGGTTCCTTTAGTTAAGTTTCTTATACATAAAAACAATACTAGAAACTAGAAGTTTTCGGACAAAAGTTGTCTAAGCAGTACTAGAGAGAAGACTAAAACAGATAATTGGTTATTTAAGTCCAACAGGATGTACAAGGCCAAGCTGCTTGCTGCCTTGCACTTGTTTGATTGAAAGAGTTTTATTCTTCTTACTAATTCTCCTGGCCATAATTTTTGTCCTTGTTCATATCCTAATACAGAGCCCGGATGGTTGCACCGTAGCATCCGCAGCAGCAGGGGATGGAACACTGagaatttgaaatgtttttgtAGTCCCAGAAGTTGCTCCCAAAGAAAACCCTGAGCCTTTTGCTCATGTGAATCGCATCCGATAATCAGGATAAAGCTAAAGAATTCAAAGCTTCAGTGTGATGAGTACAACAGTTAGTTGTCTCATGCATGATCACTTGGTACTCCAAGTTGTTGTACTAGTTGTTTTTGGTATTAGGATCTAAAGGCAAGTGACAATCCCAATTATTTGCCCTGTAAAGTTCACTTGATGTGAAGAGTTTTCACATACAAACTTGCTTATTGAGAATTCATCAAAAAGGATTTTTGTATGTATGATGTTTAATTTTTTCGTTTATCAGGATTTTAATACTTTAGAAACCGATTTTATAGGTTTTAAAATTCCGGTTCTACAGAATTAatacaaattaattttaattaaataaaagtaaTGGCTTCGTGACGCATGGATGCATCACTCAAATTCGATCAATACTTTCTGGGTGCTATCTTTCGTGTGAGCACGTTTTAACAAGTGCAAATTTTGAAGGAATCGAAGCAAGCCTCTGTAGTATGGCCTTGGGATGCACGGTTCATAATTGTTTTCTTCCAACTTTTCAACGACATATACGTACATTTGTTGCTGGCAAGCAGTTTGATTTCTTTCTCGGCACGCCCCTCTACCCTACAAGCTATTCCTTTTCAAAAAGTAGCACCTTAAAGTGACTAGCCTTGAAATGTAAAAGgtttaatttattaatgcatcctctacttatatatatgcacatatttcgtgtgtatatatatatatatatatctcatctACACCATTGATTTGGCACTAAAATTGACAAAACTTTATTAACGACCCATATGATCGGAGATGTACGCAAGAAATGCATGCACAAGCTATTCAAATAACACtatccctccaaaaaaaaataaaaaaaataaaatgtcttttactttatttctcataaaaataatatcaatttaatcatttattttataattttaacacTTTTTCTTATGTgtgaatttaaatttttctttaattagtgAAGTTCggtacgtaaaatatttaattaaaataaaaagtgataacTGAGTTAATATTCGAACTCAGAacttttaactatatatattattatgttaaattactattcttttaaaaaaatttaagattagattataaaattaatcatttattttatattagaatTACTTTCACCGATTAATCTACGTAAGGAACAAAACAGTGGTGGTTTGGATGACAAAAGACAAAAGctgtattatatatttatatatgtagcTAAATTCTCCACAGCTATCTCTTCCCTATTCATCTTATGTTCATGATCAGAAGATTACAACACCTCCCAAGCATTCTGTAAGAAAGATAAATGGCACTAAGCAATAATGTCATCGGAGCCATCAACTTCGTCGCCATGCTCCTCTCAGTGCCGATCATAGGGGCGGGGATCTGGCTGGCGACAGAACCGGACAACTCTTGCGTGAAAATCTTACAATGGCCTGTGATCATACTGGGAATATTGATCTTGGTCGTAGCACTAGCAGGCTTTGTCGGAGCGTTTTGGCGAATCCCATGGCTCCTTATTTTGTACCTGGTCGCCATGCTTGTTCTCATAATATTGCTCGCCTGTTTGGTCGTTTTCATCTACATGGTCACCATCAGGGGCTCCGGCCACCTTGAGCCGAGCCGGGCTTACTTGGAATATCATCTTGATGACTATTCCGGCTGGCTTCGTCGAAGGGTTCAGAGTTCTTACAAGTGGGAGCGCATAAGGAGCTGTCTTAGCTCAACAACTATGTGTGCTGAGCTGAGCCAGAGTTATCGCATGGCTCAGGATTTCTTTAATGCCCATATTAGCCCCTTACAGGTAATTTCTAAAAttaagatttgtttttttttcttttttccttgtcTACGTAAATCATATAATTTGAAACCCTAGCTTGCTACGCTTTAGAACAACGTTAAACAATGGctcctgaattttttttattttagatttatttggtgtggtataatattttttttttttgggctcaCAAAAATTAACTATGGAATGACAAACTTCATTGATGTTGCTAttgctgttgctgctgctgAAGAATaagtataaatttttatttatctctttttctaTGTTTTATAGAATTAGTTtggttagaatataaattaaatgattaaatcaattatttcttatcagtttaagcttttgagataattaatgatttaacGTGTTGAGCTTAACTAATTCATGCATATATTGAAATGGAGTTTCAACGCCCCCTACCCATGAAAGAgaagaattaaaatataaattatctCTCTTCTTATTTGCTTAAACTTTTTAGaatgaaattttgataggaaaaTTTGTTAAGGAAGTAAACTCAAATGGCATTCCACCTTCAAGTTTCTTATCAGGCACATCCTTGTAATCTAATCAAAGTATTCTTAGAGTGGTAACCCTGGCCTCCATCTTAAACTAGGGTTTCTAAGATTCCTCAGCCATGAGTTaaccctttttgttttttcaaaatattcttcatCTTTATGTTTTATTCGTTTTATACACGCTTTTTCTTTACAGTCAGGATGCTGTAAGCCACCGACCCAATGTGGGTACACATTTGTGAA contains:
- the LOC133853653 gene encoding protein TORNADO 2, with the protein product MALSNNVIGAINFVAMLLSVPIIGAGIWLATEPDNSCVKILQWPVIILGILILVVALAGFVGAFWRIPWLLILYLVAMLVLIILLACLVVFIYMVTIRGSGHLEPSRAYLEYHLDDYSGWLRRRVQSSYKWERIRSCLSSTTMCAELSQSYRMAQDFFNAHISPLQSGCCKPPTQCGYTFVNPTYWISPINTAADMDCLQWSNEQTQLCYNCDSCKAGLLANLKKEWRRADIILLITLVALIWVYLIGCCAFRNAKTEDLFRRYKQGYV